From a region of the Trichoderma atroviride chromosome 6, complete sequence genome:
- a CDS encoding uncharacterized protein (BUSCO:EOG092D3IT4) → MVTKSKLKMALAAEKGIDFSKLKQQKKSKEAAKRKASKEQNGEDESDMDQAGEEVDEEKMNLDAIYESDTSESSIELEKKLPRKPKTTAQAPAADVAADEEEEEDEDDDEEEIPVSDLEDLEEEEKEDIVPHTRLTINNTSALLAALERIAIPTDKSAPFASHQSIVSATETSESIPDVSDDLQRELAFYSQCLEAVRLGRSRLISEGVPFSRPKDYFAEMVKEDAHMEKIKAKLVEEASNKKAAAEARKLRDLKKFGKQVQVSKLQERQKAKRETLDKIKTLKRKRQEHNSDVGTKEADIFDVSVDNEIAKHSQRSGSTRQQSGAHAPNAKRQKKNEKYGFGGKKRHAKSGDAASSGDLSRFNVKRMKSKASRPGKSRRKAAALK, encoded by the exons ATGGTGACAAAAAGCAAATTGAAGatggccttggccgccgaAAAGGGAATTGACTTTTCAAAgttgaagcagcagaaaaagagcaaggaAGCAGCCAAACGAAAGGCTagcaaagagcaaaatggcgaggatgagagTGATATGGATCAAGCAGGCGAAGAAGTCGACGAAGAGAAG ATGAACCTTGACGCGATTTACGAAAGCGATACTTCGGAATCTTCAATTGAACTCGAAAAGAAACTACCCAGAAAACCAAAGACTACTGCTCAAGCCCCTGCGGCAGATGtggcagcagatgaagaggaggaggaggatgaggatgatgatgaagaagaaattcctGTTTCCGACCTTGAAGAtctcgaggaagaggaaaaagaggacaTTGTCCCCCATACCCGACTGACCATCAACAACACATCTGCTCTTCTGGCGGCACTCGAGAGGATAGCGATTCCAACAGACAAGAGTGCTCCATTCGCATCCCATCAGTCTATCGTATCCGCTACAGAAACTTCTGAATCCATACCCGACGTATCAGATGATCTGCAGCGGGAACTTGCCTTTTATTCTCAATGCCTGGAGGCCGTACGACTGGGCCGATCTCGACTAATCAGCGAAGGAGTGCCGTTTTCTCGCCCCAAAGACTATTTTGCTGAAATGGTCAAAGAAGATGCCCACATGGAAAAGATCAAGGCAAAGCTGGTAGAGGAGGCGTCTAATAAAAAAGCTGCCGCTGAAGCACGCAAGCTTCGGGACTTGAAAAAGTTTGGCAAACAGGTGCAAGTTTCCAAACTCCAAGAACGACAGAAAGCCAAGCGTGAGACCTTGGACAAGATTAAGACGCTCAAGCGAA AACGCCAAGAGCATAATTCTGATGTCGGTACAAAAGAGGCCGACATCTTTGATGTCAGCGTGGACAACGAAATTGCCAAGCATTCACAGCGCTCTGGATCTACTCGACAGCAGTCAGGAGCTCATGCTCCGAACGCAAAGCgtcagaagaagaacgagaaGTATGGTTTCGGAGGGAAGAAGCGGCATGCAAAGTCAGGAGATGCTGCCAGCTCTGGTGATCTCTCTAGGTTTAATgtgaagagaatgaaatcCAAGGCATCAAGGCCGGGTAAGAGCAGGAGAAAGGCCGCCGCTCTCAAATAA
- a CDS encoding uncharacterized protein (EggNog:ENOG41) produces the protein MREVNFSIPNVNKASVGITTALYDRRALDCTSTLPLINSLNHLAYLTTSSARIRDILTVDGGIERLVCILKEGRNGDMMSIWKWNLAFQCVVNIGVRGTENVRTRVVEADMVPVIATILDNYIKVIDSCREKSDEIKQKQAHDHHRRHKNHDHRHSKVSLSSNIPRSSRDGDLRYALRQESSSATDAPEALAGPSITSSGQNIDTASATYSLIYANTDRPTLTQNHQHLNAQGTDLSYATTARQELHTLVTAPVGDSNDSFTRVLRDVDRLTSISALGAVDLVTQPTSLTTPVPLLQLRPPTVRSATNLDVTVSRSRRRPSIRHQNSTAESDDFNGDSMPSDEAPDTEMTGAAEIQSAVGIQDITMDDSEAILTGDSLDLNNPTASEAHQDAETFNIAHRTNLDGSIRDNMTHNPVAPVGLSPNRPTLGVTPHPPPSSTIPRYLLDRHLIPNPQLLSAMPREEDVLMSLQLLAYVSKYCCLRSYFQKSHLVPTLAIGDDLFDPDTEEEGEERASSTQDESESDDEYLLEDDFNLFPLVEKFTVRHHSTDMQYWAGVVMRNLCRKDDTRGGIRQCAYYQCGKWEEFTRQFAKCRRCRRTKYCSKDCQKSAWAFHRHWCVAAAQ, from the coding sequence ATGAGAGAGGTCAATTTCAGCATCCCCAACGTCAACAAGGCGTCTGTGGGAATAACCACAGCTCTATACGATCGCCGAGCACTCGATTGTACCTCCACATTACCGCTTATCAACTCCCTTAATCACCTTGCGTATCTCACAACATCCTCCGCACGTATTCGCGATATTCTGACCGTCGATGGAGGTATAGAACGTTTGGTCTGTATCCTCAAAGAAGGGCGAAATGGAGATATGATGAGTATATGGAAGTGGAATCTCGCCTTTCAGTGTGTTGTCAATATCGGCGTCCGAGGAACAGAGAACGTGCGGACTAGGGTAGTGGAGGCAGACATGGTCCCTGTCATAGCCACGATCCTTGATAATTACATCAAAGTCATAGACAGCTGTCGCGAAAAATCTGAtgaaataaaacaaaagcagGCACATGATCACCACCGCCGGCACAAGAACCACGATCACCGGCATTCAAAAGTTTCTTTATCGTCCAACATTCCCCGTTCATCTCGAGATGGAGACTTGAGATACGCCTTGAGACAAGAATCGTCGTCTGCTACCGATGCTCCTGAGGCTCTTGCTGGCCCCTCTATTACTTCAAGCGGGCAAAATATTGATACGGCTTCTGCGACGTATTCCCTCATTTACGCCAACACAGATCGTCCAACCTTGACACAAAACCACCAACACCTTAATGCACAAGGAACCGACTTGTCGTATGCTACTACAGCACGTCAGGAGCTTCATACTCTCGTTACCGCCCCTGTTGGGGATAGTAACGACAGCTTTACTCGAGTTCTGCGCGATGTTGATCGCCTGACCTCTATTAGTGCTCTTGGTGCTGTTGATTTGGTAACTCAGCCTACGTCTCTAACCACTCCTGTTCCTCTGCTTCAACTGCGCCCGCCGACAGTACGATCTGCAACGAATCTAGACGTCACGGTCAGTAGGTCACGAAGACGGCCATCAATCAGACATCAGAATTCAACAGCTGAGTCCGATGACTTTAATGGGGACAGCATGCCGTCTGATGAAGCTCCGGATACTGAAATGACGGGAGCCGCAGAGATACAGTCTGCAGTTGGGATTCAAGATATCACGATGGATGATAGCGAAGCCATCTTAACAGGAGACTCGCTGGACCTTAATAATCCTACGGCGTCTGAAGCCCACCAAGACGCTGAGACTTTTAATATCGCTCACCGTACGAACCTCGATGGGAGTATCAGAGACAATATGACGCACAATCCAGTTGCGCCTGTGGGCCTTTCTCCTAATCGCCCGACTCTGGGCGTTACACCACATCCTCCACCAAGCTCTACGATCCCTCGGTATCTACTCGACCGACATCTCATACCCAATCCCCAGCTGTTATCTGCAATGCCCCGCGAAGAGGATGTGCTTATGTCGCTGCAGCTATTGGCGTATGTCTCAAAGTATTGTTGCCTGCGTTCATACTTTCAGAAGAGCCACCTTGTGCCGACTCTCGCAATTGGGGACGATCTCTTTGATCCAGataccgaagaagaaggtgaagaaagAGCCTCTTCTACTCAAGACGAAAGCGAGAGTGACGACGAATATTTGCTTGAAGATGACTTCAATTTATTTCCGTTAGTCGAAAAGTTTACTGTCCGGCACCATAGCACGGATATGCAGTATTGGGCTGGAGTGGTGATGCGGAATCTGTGTCGAAAAGATGACACGCGCGGAGGAATTCGACAATGCGCATACTATCAATGTGGCAAATGGGAGGAATTCACCCGGCAATTTGCCAAATGTCGTCGATGTCGTCGAACAAAATACTGCAGCAAAGACTGTCAGAAAAGCGCTTGGGCttttcatcgccattggTGCGTAGCTGCAGCGCAATGA
- a CDS encoding uncharacterized protein (EggNog:ENOG41) yields the protein MPHKHKLKKGNDLEAQFNLPPTESARPLPVVKRNGTTSGKPIAKKRPRSSTKASDTPRAFRRLMAVAGGKKIRSGLDNGETGKQPIQDSNVSSEKLQIRPGENLGAFASRVDAALPVSGLAKKTTTRDGKDELGLKVYRTRKERKMHKLYDQWREEERKLQQKKEDKLEEIAERDLDDDAAGILTSAAFQDENNQGIKRKGKKRRKQVDEDPWLVLKKLRAEKKPKVYEAPLAPLRV from the exons ATGCCTCATAAGCACAAGCTAAAAAAGGGTAATGACCTTGAAGCGCA GTTTAATCTCCCACCAACGGAGAGCGCTCGGCCTCTCCCTGTAGTCAAGCGAAATGGAACGACGTCGGGAAAACCAATTGCGAAAAAGCGTCCACGTAGCTCAACAAAAGCCAGTGACACTCCGCGAGCCTTCAGGCGACTCATGGCCGTGGCCGGAGGCAAGAAAATCAGATCAGGCTTAGATAACGGGGAAACTGGGAAACAACCAATACAAGATTCTAACGTATCAAGCGAGAAGCTACAAATTCGTCCTGGCGAGAATTTAGGAGCCTTTGCCAGTCGAGTTGACGCGGCTCTACCAGTATCAGGGCTTGCAAAGAAAACCACAACCAGAGACGGAAAAGATGAATTAGGCTTAAAGGTGTATCGGACTCGCAAGGAGCGCAAAATGCATAAGCTTTACGACcaatggagagaagaagaacggaAAttacagcaaaagaaagaagacaaattGGAGGAGATAGCTGAGCGTGATttagatgatgatgctgctggtatTCTTACTTCTGCAGCATTTCAGGATGAAAATAATCAGGgtataaaaaggaaagggaaaaagagaagaaagcaagtAGATGAGGATCCTTGGCtggtattaaaaaaactaagaGCTGAGAAAAAACCAAAGGTATATGAAGCTCCTTTAGCTCCCTTAAGagtataa